One Gloeobacter morelensis MG652769 DNA window includes the following coding sequences:
- a CDS encoding DUF4351 domain-containing protein has protein sequence MAYDDACKELARQDPVAFASWLLGRTLRQTTVLPTELGLDPIRADSVVFLETPGTIVHAEFQTEYASDPPLPLRMADYYIRLMRLYRQPVREVEQFIVLLKQPSVNTTIEQEYRTGRMVHRYRVVRLWEEDPAPLLQRPALLPLAALARTDSAEALLERVAERIGSIEEPGLRANTLGYAKILAGLRFSEAIIDALLREELMRESVIYQRILREGEQRGREEGREEGREEGRAQEARNIVLRQLVRRIGTLEASEREQVEGLSVDQLERLGEALLDFSGPESLRQWLSER, from the coding sequence ATGGCCTACGACGATGCCTGCAAAGAACTTGCCCGGCAAGATCCGGTCGCTTTCGCCTCCTGGCTTTTGGGCCGTACCCTCCGCCAGACCACTGTCCTGCCCACAGAACTGGGCCTCGACCCGATCCGCGCCGATTCGGTCGTTTTTTTGGAGACACCCGGCACCATCGTCCATGCCGAGTTTCAAACGGAGTACGCTTCTGATCCGCCTTTGCCGTTGCGCATGGCCGACTACTACATTCGCCTGATGCGGCTGTACCGGCAGCCGGTGCGCGAGGTCGAGCAGTTCATCGTTCTTTTGAAGCAACCTTCAGTGAACACGACGATCGAGCAGGAGTACCGTACCGGTCGGATGGTGCATCGCTACCGGGTGGTGCGCCTGTGGGAAGAAGACCCGGCACCGCTATTGCAACGCCCGGCGTTGCTGCCGCTGGCCGCCCTTGCCCGGACAGATTCAGCCGAAGCACTTCTGGAGCGGGTTGCAGAGCGCATCGGTAGTATAGAAGAGCCGGGGCTGCGGGCGAATACGCTGGGGTATGCAAAGATTCTGGCGGGTCTACGCTTCTCGGAAGCAATCATCGATGCGCTGCTGCGGGAGGAACTGATGCGTGAGTCTGTGATTTACCAACGCATTTTGCGCGAGGGCGAACAGCGCGGTCGTGAGGAAGGCCGCGAGGAAGGCCGCGAGGAAGGCCGCGCACAGGAGGCCCGCAACATCGTGCTCCGTCAGCTGGTGCGACGGATAGGAACGTTGGAAGCTTCTGAGCGCGAGCAAGTTGAAGGGCTGTCGGTGGACCAGTTGGAGCGGCTGGGCGAAGCGTTGCTGGATTTTAGCGGCCCGGAGTCACTGCGTCAGTGGTTGAGCGAGCGGTAG
- a CDS encoding polymorphic toxin-type HINT domain-containing protein, with protein MTIYLLPVFLTVSLTVNAAPTVVLSATPTSATVNQGAAASYFINLTRSNFTGAVDLSVSGLPPGATASFTADPTTGTAVTLNVATTTATATGTQTLTVGGTASGAAVTPTTVSLTVNAAPKVTLSVSPATAAVAQGASVPLTVTLTRTNFTGAVDLNFKGLPSGASASFNPDNTTATSSTLTVSANPTAAPGSYTLTISGSASGATVTGTSASVQITATGAPPAAQADLKLAAEQIDLTAGVPGWLGFVPVIGSALQAIGDFQAGRTGWGIFNALLAISDLFPAKALTSLAVKGAARAGLRGVGRAVVAGCACFAAGTLVATEVGAKPIEQVEPGEKVLAKNEQTGEQSLRRVKSTFQFDERPVYRLELRETDGAGERDALTVTGEHLFFLQGKGWTAAEQLKSGDRVQAADGKWLRVAGLQAQPQRQRTYNLEVEGEHTFFVGNTQAWVHNECLNFGRKLDFLFNRNIDPSVPKNLDRAAGNARVLENLGIIDTAENRIIVERFFNRADVRPQK; from the coding sequence GTGACGATCTATCTCCTGCCGGTGTTTTTGACCGTCAGCCTGACGGTCAATGCCGCTCCCACCGTGGTTTTGAGTGCCACCCCCACCAGTGCGACCGTCAATCAGGGGGCGGCCGCCAGCTACTTCATCAATCTCACCCGCAGCAATTTCACCGGCGCCGTCGATCTCTCGGTGAGTGGTCTGCCCCCAGGAGCGACCGCTAGCTTCACTGCCGACCCAACGACGGGTACTGCAGTCACCTTGAACGTGGCGACGACCACTGCCACTGCCACCGGCACACAGACTTTGACTGTCGGCGGTACCGCCTCGGGAGCTGCGGTGACCCCGACGACCGTCAGCCTGACGGTCAATGCCGCTCCGAAGGTGACTTTGTCGGTCTCCCCAGCGACTGCCGCCGTTGCCCAGGGCGCTTCGGTACCTTTGACGGTCACTCTGACGCGCACCAACTTCACCGGTGCGGTGGACCTGAACTTCAAAGGTTTGCCTTCGGGAGCGAGCGCCAGTTTCAATCCCGACAACACCACCGCGACCAGTTCGACGCTGACGGTCAGTGCTAACCCGACGGCTGCACCCGGAAGCTACACACTGACCATTAGCGGTAGTGCTTCGGGGGCGACGGTGACGGGCACCTCTGCCTCTGTGCAGATCACCGCCACCGGGGCACCACCTGCGGCTCAGGCGGATCTCAAGCTGGCGGCCGAACAGATTGACTTGACGGCAGGCGTACCTGGTTGGTTGGGCTTCGTGCCAGTGATTGGTTCGGCTTTGCAGGCGATTGGGGATTTTCAGGCCGGTCGCACCGGTTGGGGAATCTTCAACGCTTTGTTGGCGATTTCTGACTTGTTCCCGGCCAAAGCGTTGACGTCTTTGGCGGTGAAAGGAGCGGCACGGGCGGGATTGCGGGGGGTAGGTCGGGCGGTGGTGGCTGGGTGCGCCTGTTTTGCGGCGGGCACACTGGTGGCCACCGAAGTAGGAGCCAAACCCATCGAGCAGGTTGAACCGGGCGAAAAAGTCCTGGCCAAAAACGAGCAAACCGGCGAGCAGTCCTTGCGCAGGGTCAAGAGCACTTTCCAGTTCGACGAGCGGCCCGTCTACCGGTTGGAGTTGCGCGAAACCGATGGGGCTGGTGAGCGTGATGCGCTGACGGTGACGGGTGAACATCTGTTCTTCCTCCAAGGCAAGGGCTGGACGGCGGCAGAGCAACTGAAGAGCGGGGATCGGGTGCAGGCGGCTGACGGCAAGTGGCTGCGGGTAGCGGGTTTGCAGGCGCAACCGCAAAGGCAGAGAACGTACAATCTGGAGGTCGAGGGGGAGCATACCTTCTTCGTCGGCAACACCCAAGCCTGGGTGCACAACGAGTGCTTAAACTTTGGAAGAAAGCTTGACTTTCTCTTCAATCGCAACATAGATCCGTCAGTTCCTAAAAATCTCGATAGAGCCGCCGGTAATGCGAGAGTACTGGAGAACCTTGGAATTATCGATACAGCCGAAAACAGGATAATTGTTGAACGGTTTTTCAATCGCGCTGACGTGCGACCGCAAAAGTGA